One window from the genome of Moorena sp. SIOASIH encodes:
- the urtC gene encoding urea ABC transporter permease subunit UrtC gives MTYVSRTQAIKKQRRRKLIIEIVAIVGIALVFALLMPAILPDFRLKLLGRFLSLSIVAIGIDLIWGYTGLLSLGHGIFFALGGYAFAMHLKLQLPEGEIPEFFTLYGVKQLPFFWQPFYSFPFTLIAIVLIPSIVAGLLGYLVFRNRIKGVYFSILTQAALLVLFNFFNGQQKLINGTNGLKTDTETLFGMLVSSKQAQLAFYEISILCVVLIYLLCRWLTSGRFGRLLIAIRDDENRVRFSGYDPTGFKVLVFAVSGGIAGVAGALYTVQSGIVTPSYMEVAFSIEMVIWVAVGGRATLVGAILGTLLVRLAQTLLSEQFPEVWLFFQGALFLIVVTVLPNGIVGWLRDQGIEQMRSLFGAEQPVITTYPSLEKDPVVQREKEEIGH, from the coding sequence ATGACGTATGTATCTAGAACACAAGCCATTAAAAAGCAGCGGCGACGAAAGTTAATTATAGAAATAGTAGCAATCGTAGGAATTGCTCTAGTTTTCGCGTTATTAATGCCAGCGATTTTGCCGGATTTTCGCCTCAAGCTGTTGGGGCGTTTTTTGTCATTATCTATTGTAGCGATTGGGATTGACCTGATTTGGGGGTATACCGGACTGCTGAGTCTAGGACACGGTATATTTTTTGCGTTGGGGGGCTATGCCTTTGCTATGCACCTCAAACTGCAACTACCAGAAGGAGAAATACCGGAATTCTTCACCCTCTATGGGGTAAAGCAACTGCCATTCTTCTGGCAGCCATTTTATTCGTTTCCTTTCACCCTAATTGCTATTGTTTTAATTCCCAGTATCGTGGCGGGATTGCTAGGTTATCTGGTATTTCGTAACCGGATTAAAGGGGTTTATTTCTCGATTTTGACCCAAGCCGCACTGCTGGTTTTATTCAATTTTTTCAATGGACAGCAAAAGCTAATTAATGGTACTAACGGGTTAAAAACTGATACAGAAACCCTGTTTGGGATGTTAGTCAGTTCCAAACAAGCTCAGTTAGCTTTCTACGAAATTAGTATCCTGTGTGTGGTTCTGATCTACTTATTGTGCCGTTGGTTAACCAGTGGACGCTTTGGTCGGTTGTTAATTGCTATACGGGATGATGAGAATCGGGTGCGTTTCTCTGGCTACGATCCTACCGGATTCAAAGTCCTGGTATTTGCGGTTTCTGGGGGAATCGCTGGAGTGGCTGGAGCCCTTTATACGGTACAATCAGGGATTGTTACCCCCAGCTATATGGAAGTAGCGTTTTCCATTGAGATGGTGATTTGGGTGGCTGTGGGAGGACGAGCAACTCTAGTGGGAGCAATTCTGGGTACTTTATTAGTCCGACTAGCTCAAACCTTGTTGAGTGAGCAATTTCCCGAAGTTTGGCTATTTTTCCAGGGTGCGCTGTTCCTAATTGTAGTCACAGTACTGCCTAATGGTATTGTCGGCTGGTTGCGAGACCAGGGAATTGAACAAATGCGATCGCTTTTTGGTGCCGAACAACCAGTGATAACAACTTACCCCAGCCTAGAAAAAGACCCAGTAGTGCAACGGGAAAAAGAAGAGATTGGTCATTAA
- a CDS encoding COR domain-containing protein, with amino-acid sequence MAGQKHLVKKIREAKKKQLKQLDLSRDFLYYDDVNFTEILTEVFNLSQLEVLDLSGKQLKTVPESIGKLTNLTTLNLSGTQLTTVPESIGKLTNLTKLNLSGNQLTIVPESIGKLTNLTELNLSKNQLTTVPESIGKLTNLTTLNLSFNHFNQLTIVPESIGKLTKLTELNLSTNNLKKIPESINQLTLLTQLDLSFNQLITVPESITKLSNLTKLNLRDNPLENIPIEIAENDIGAIRSYFRQLKEGEDYIYEAKLLIIGEGGAGKTTLAKKIENRDYQLQEKEKYTEGIDIIQWEFPLENGRDFRVNIWDFGGQEIYHATHQFFLTKRSLYTLVADTRKEDTDFYYWLNIVELLSDNSPLLIIKNEKQDRHREINERALRGQFTNLKETLATNLATNRALEDILTQIKFYISNLPHIKEAALPRTWKQVREALEEDSRNYISLREYLTICSNNGFTLYKDKLQLSGYLHDLGVCLHFQDDPLLKKTVILKPEWGTYAVYKVLDNDDVIRNLGCFNRADLEKIWSEENYAYMHDELLQLMIKFQLCYLIPGSKDSYIAPQLLTLNQPEYDWDKSDNLILRYTYEFMPKGIITRFIVVMHNWIDQQQHVWRSGVILNKDNTKAEVIEYYEQREIKIRVTGRHKRDLLTTVTYELDQIHDSYNRLRCSKLIPCNCSSCKNSQTPDFYEFDKLRERIAYGKNTIECGSPPYNTVNVSSLIIDYEIDLKQFNKDEQPDIDRQPNKADRSITIHIDATGSKTMSEKSEIKVGDGSTVIGAGGRESNNNTIQATVNESPTEKKWNLSNKLALYGIIATLFVGLGAWLFGGLLNDKVIEWFSPEPPTQQEQVD; translated from the coding sequence ATGGCTGGACAAAAACATCTTGTTAAGAAAATAAGAGAAGCAAAAAAGAAGCAGCTTAAACAGTTAGATTTAAGCCGTGATTTTTTGTATTACGATGATGTTAATTTCACTGAAATACTAACTGAAGTTTTTAATTTATCACAGTTGGAAGTATTGGATTTAAGCGGAAAACAATTAAAAACAGTCCCAGAATCCATCGGAAAGCTTACCAACTTAACCACGCTTAATTTAAGCGGTACTCAATTAACAACAGTCCCAGAATCCATCGGAAAGCTTACCAACTTAACCAAGCTTAATTTAAGCGGTAATCAATTAACAATAGTCCCAGAATCCATCGGAAAGCTTACCAACTTAACCGAGCTTAATTTAAGTAAAAATCAATTAACAACAGTCCCAGAATCCATCGGAAAGCTTACCAACTTAACCACGCTTAATTTAAGCTTTAATCACTTTAATCAATTAACAATAGTCCCAGAATCCATCGGAAAACTTACCAAGTTAACCGAGCTTAATTTAAGTACAAATAACTTAAAAAAAATCCCAGAATCCATCAATCAGCTAACCCTTTTAACCCAGCTTGATTTAAGCTTTAATCAATTAATAACAGTCCCAGAATCCATCACCAAGCTATCTAACTTAACCAAGCTTAATTTAAGGGATAATCCCCTTGAAAATATACCAATAGAAATTGCAGAAAATGATATTGGAGCAATCAGATCTTATTTCCGACAACTGAAAGAAGGAGAAGATTATATCTATGAAGCAAAACTCCTCATTATCGGTGAAGGAGGTGCTGGCAAAACAACACTAGCCAAAAAGATAGAAAACCGAGACTATCAGCTACAGGAAAAAGAAAAATATACAGAAGGAATTGACATTATCCAATGGGAATTTCCACTGGAGAACGGTCGAGACTTTCGGGTGAATATCTGGGACTTTGGGGGACAAGAAATTTATCACGCTACCCATCAATTCTTCCTGACCAAACGTTCCCTTTACACCCTAGTAGCAGATACCAGGAAAGAAGACACAGACTTCTACTACTGGCTTAATATAGTAGAACTCTTAAGCGACAACAGTCCTCTCTTAATTATCAAGAATGAAAAACAAGATCGTCATAGAGAAATAAACGAGCGCGCCTTACGGGGACAGTTTACCAACTTGAAAGAAACTCTAGCAACCAACCTAGCTACTAACCGAGCTTTAGAGGATATTCTTACCCAAATTAAATTTTATATTAGCAACCTCCCCCACATCAAAGAAGCAGCTTTACCTAGAACATGGAAACAAGTCAGAGAAGCTTTAGAAGAAGATAGCCGTAATTACATCAGTCTGCGTGAATATCTAACGATCTGCTCAAACAATGGGTTTACTTTATACAAGGATAAATTACAGTTAAGCGGGTACCTACACGATCTGGGAGTGTGTTTGCATTTTCAAGATGACCCTCTATTAAAGAAAACAGTGATTCTCAAACCGGAATGGGGTACTTATGCTGTCTATAAAGTGCTGGATAACGATGACGTTATTCGCAATCTAGGTTGCTTTAACCGCGCTGATTTAGAAAAAATTTGGTCTGAAGAAAACTATGCTTATATGCACGATGAACTGCTACAATTGATGATCAAGTTTCAACTTTGCTATCTAATCCCTGGGAGTAAAGATAGCTACATCGCGCCACAACTACTAACGTTAAATCAACCTGAGTATGATTGGGATAAATCTGACAATCTAATTCTCCGCTATACCTATGAATTCATGCCCAAAGGTATTATCACTCGGTTTATTGTGGTAATGCATAACTGGATTGACCAGCAGCAACATGTGTGGAGAAGTGGGGTTATCTTAAACAAAGATAACACCAAAGCAGAAGTAATTGAATATTACGAACAGCGAGAAATTAAAATTAGAGTTACTGGTAGACATAAACGAGACTTGTTGACTACTGTTACTTACGAACTAGATCAGATCCATGATTCTTATAACCGATTGAGGTGTAGTAAGTTAATCCCCTGTAATTGTTCTAGTTGTAAAAACAGTCAAACTCCTGATTTCTATGAATTTGATAAATTAAGAGAGCGGATTGCTTATGGTAAGAATACGATTGAATGTGGTAGTCCTCCCTATAATACAGTTAATGTATCAAGTTTAATTATTGATTATGAGATAGATTTAAAGCAGTTCAATAAAGATGAACAACCAGATATAGATCGACAGCCAAACAAAGCTGATAGATCTATTACTATTCATATTGATGCTACAGGGAGTAAAACTATGTCTGAAAAAAGCGAAATCAAGGTTGGGGACGGAAGTACGGTAATAGGAGCAGGAGGTAGAGAGTCTAACAACAATACTATCCAAGCTACTGTCAATGAGTCACCCACAGAGAAGAAATGGAATCTCTCAAATAAACTTGCTCTGTACGGCATAATAGCGACTTTATTTGTAGGATTAGGTGCTTGGCTGTTTGGCGGACTTCTTAATGACAAGGTAATAGAATGGTTTAGTCCAGAGCCACCAACACAACAAGAGCAAGTAGATTAA
- a CDS encoding transposase → MIVLEFKVKGNKTQYAAIDDAIRTGQFVRNKCLRYWMDNKGVGQKDLYRHNTWLRSEFPFVKDLNSHACQASVERAYNSISRFYSNCKKQIPGKKGYPKFKKFSRSVEYKTSGWKLSPDTKSISFIDKKGIGKLKLKGTWDLWRYDPKLIKRVRLVRRADGYYVQFCVKVDVKESLEPSHTNIGLDVGLKEFYTDSKGGTEPNPRFYRKGEKQLKFYQRRVSRKKKGSSNRKKARNRLGRTHLKISRQREEHAKRLARCVIHSNDVVAYEDLRIKNLVKNHCLAKSINDAGWYQFRKWLEHFGQKFGRQTVAVNPAYTSQNCSNCGEVVKKSLSTRTHVCECGCELDRDHNAAINILKRALGTVGHTGTWIIDLNALGESASTLPDSGLEE, encoded by the coding sequence ATGATCGTCTTAGAGTTCAAGGTCAAAGGGAATAAAACTCAGTACGCCGCCATAGACGACGCGATCAGGACGGGTCAGTTCGTACGTAATAAATGCCTCCGATATTGGATGGACAACAAAGGCGTAGGACAAAAAGACCTTTATCGCCATAACACATGGCTTAGGTCTGAATTCCCTTTTGTCAAAGACTTGAATTCTCATGCCTGTCAAGCCTCTGTGGAACGAGCTTATAATTCAATCTCTAGGTTCTACAGCAACTGCAAGAAACAAATACCTGGAAAGAAAGGCTATCCCAAGTTCAAGAAGTTTTCTAGATCAGTTGAATATAAAACATCTGGTTGGAAGCTTTCCCCCGATACCAAGTCAATCTCCTTTATTGACAAAAAAGGAATAGGCAAACTTAAACTCAAGGGGACTTGGGACTTGTGGCGCTATGACCCAAAACTAATCAAGCGAGTTAGGTTAGTTCGCCGCGCAGATGGTTATTATGTTCAGTTCTGTGTAAAGGTTGATGTAAAAGAGTCTTTAGAACCAAGTCATACCAACATTGGGTTAGATGTAGGACTAAAAGAGTTCTATACAGATTCAAAAGGAGGCACAGAGCCAAACCCCAGATTTTATCGCAAAGGAGAAAAGCAATTAAAGTTTTATCAGCGTAGAGTTTCTCGCAAAAAAAAAGGCTCATCCAATCGTAAAAAAGCCAGAAATAGATTAGGCAGAACACACCTCAAAATAAGTAGACAGCGTGAAGAACATGCCAAGAGACTGGCACGTTGCGTAATCCACTCTAACGATGTGGTTGCCTACGAAGACTTGAGGATTAAAAATCTAGTAAAAAATCATTGTCTTGCCAAATCTATTAACGATGCTGGTTGGTATCAATTTAGAAAATGGTTGGAGCATTTTGGTCAAAAGTTTGGTAGGCAGACAGTAGCCGTTAATCCGGCTTACACAAGTCAAAATTGCTCTAATTGTGGTGAAGTAGTTAAAAAGTCTTTGTCAACCAGAACCCATGTCTGTGAGTGTGGCTGTGAATTAGACAGAGACCATAATGCTGCGATCAATATTCTAAAAAGAGCCTTGGGTACGGTAGGGCATACCGGAACCTGGATCATAGATCTGAACGCTTTAGGAGAATCAGCCTCTACTCTTCCTGATTCCGGTCTGGAAGAGTAA
- a CDS encoding branched-chain amino acid ABC transporter permease, with product MLPLLEGIFNGISIGSVLLIAALGLAVVFGLMGVINLAHGELMMLGAYTTYVVQNTFKAFLGDSLFNVYIFFALPMAFLVAALVGLVLERGVIRYLYGRPLETLLATWGVSLILRQFVRSVNWVLVIGIGVFCLLFFGSRWVLSRRLDWQRIRNWAIALMVFLSLGIAIVTGVLLGQTGQRAITRPWFSARNVDVTPPAWLQGGFPIGNFQLPYARIFIIILTIICLLGTYWFLNRSSWGLRIRAVTQNRNMSACLGIPTQTVDALTFALGSGLAGVAGCAITLLGSVGPNTGQNYIVDTFMVVVVGGVGNLLGSILAALAIGTLTYLIGSGSIAFMLMPVEFLKPVTDFFTFFATTSMAKVMVFALIITFLQVRPSGIFPQKGRTAEL from the coding sequence GTGCTGCCACTTTTAGAAGGAATTTTTAACGGGATTAGTATTGGCTCAGTGCTACTGATTGCTGCCCTAGGACTAGCGGTTGTATTTGGACTGATGGGCGTGATTAATCTTGCTCACGGCGAGTTAATGATGTTGGGCGCTTATACAACTTATGTTGTCCAAAATACGTTTAAAGCCTTTTTAGGGGATTCGTTGTTTAATGTCTATATCTTTTTTGCCCTGCCCATGGCTTTTCTGGTGGCAGCGTTGGTAGGACTGGTATTGGAGAGGGGGGTCATTCGTTATCTATATGGGCGACCGTTGGAAACCCTTCTAGCTACTTGGGGAGTAAGTTTGATATTGCGGCAGTTTGTCCGCAGTGTAAATTGGGTATTGGTGATTGGGATTGGGGTATTTTGCCTGCTGTTTTTTGGGTCAAGGTGGGTTCTAAGCCGTCGTTTAGATTGGCAGAGAATTCGCAATTGGGCGATCGCTTTGATGGTATTCTTATCTCTAGGAATTGCCATTGTAACTGGGGTGTTGTTAGGACAAACGGGTCAACGGGCAATTACTCGACCTTGGTTTAGTGCCAGAAATGTAGACGTGACTCCACCAGCATGGCTTCAAGGGGGATTCCCGATTGGTAACTTCCAATTGCCCTATGCCCGGATCTTTATCATTATTTTGACGATTATTTGTCTATTGGGTACCTACTGGTTCTTAAATCGCTCCAGTTGGGGATTACGGATTCGAGCTGTTACCCAAAATCGCAATATGAGTGCTTGCTTAGGTATCCCTACACAAACGGTAGATGCCTTAACATTTGCCCTAGGTTCTGGTTTAGCTGGTGTAGCAGGTTGTGCGATTACATTACTAGGTTCTGTCGGTCCCAATACTGGTCAAAATTATATTGTCGATACTTTTATGGTGGTAGTGGTTGGCGGTGTCGGAAACTTACTGGGAAGCATTTTAGCAGCCCTAGCAATTGGTACACTTACCTATCTGATTGGTTCGGGAAGCATAGCCTTTATGTTGATGCCAGTAGAGTTCCTTAAACCGGTAACGGACTTCTTTACCTTCTTTGCCACCACCAGTATGGCAAAAGTTATGGTCTTCGCTTTAATTATTACCTTTTTACAAGTGAGACCTTCAGGAATATTCCCACAAAAAGGACGCACGGCAGAATTATAG
- the urtE gene encoding urea ABC transporter ATP-binding subunit UrtE, with the protein MLQISNLNVYYGESHILRNVDLNVPAGQMVCLIGRNGVGKTTLLKTIMGLLKPRTGTITFAGQPLTKLSTDKRARLGIGYVPQGREIIPRVTVKENLLLGLEARLGGRKAEDDILDTIFELFPVLKSMLSRMGGDLSGGQQQQLAIARALMGRPQLLVLDEPTEGIQPSIILEIEAAVRRIIKTTGISVLLVEQHLHFVRQADRYYAMQKGGIVASGATSELSQDVIQQFLAV; encoded by the coding sequence ATGCTGCAAATTTCCAATTTAAATGTCTACTACGGTGAAAGCCACATTCTCAGAAATGTAGATTTGAATGTACCAGCAGGACAAATGGTTTGCCTGATTGGACGGAATGGTGTGGGCAAAACTACTCTTCTCAAAACGATTATGGGATTACTCAAACCCCGCACTGGCACCATTACCTTTGCTGGTCAACCCCTGACTAAACTATCTACCGATAAACGAGCCAGATTAGGGATTGGCTATGTTCCCCAGGGGCGGGAGATTATCCCTCGGGTAACTGTGAAAGAGAATTTGTTGCTGGGTTTAGAAGCACGTCTAGGGGGTAGAAAGGCTGAAGACGACATCCTAGACACTATCTTTGAGCTGTTTCCAGTCTTAAAATCAATGTTGTCCCGGATGGGTGGTGACTTGAGTGGTGGCCAACAGCAACAATTAGCGATCGCACGGGCATTAATGGGACGTCCTCAGTTATTAGTGTTAGACGAACCCACGGAAGGGATTCAACCGTCGATTATTTTGGAAATTGAAGCGGCTGTGCGGCGGATTATTAAAACTACTGGAATTTCCGTGCTCTTGGTCGAGCAGCATCTACATTTTGTCCGACAAGCTGACCGCTACTATGCTATGCAGAAGGGTGGGATTGTGGCATCAGGGGCGACTAGTGAACTTAGTCAGGATGTGATTCAGCAATTCTTAGCGGTTTGA